Part of the Gramella sp. Hel_I_59 genome, GGAGCTGGAGCTTCAATTATCCCAGGAATAAGTATTGGCGAATGGGTTACAATTGGTGCTGGCGCCGTCGTATTGAAAGACGTTCCAGATTACGCTGTGGTGGTTGGGAATCCAGGCCGAATAATTAAATACAATAAGAATTAATATGTCAAACGATAAGATCTGGCTTTCCTCCCCGCATATGGGTGGTAATGAGTTAAAATATATTCATGATGCATTCGATGAGAATTGGATAGCACCTTTGGGTCCTAATGTTAGTGGATTTGAAAGTGATATTAAAAAATATCTTGGTGGAAATGTTGAAGTTGCAGCATTAAGTTCTGGAACGGCTGCATTGCACCTGGCTTTAATTATGCTTGGAGTTTCGAATGGAGATGAAGTTATATGTCAAAGCATGACCTTCGCGGCTTCAGCCAACCCAATAAAGTACCTGGGTGCCACTCCAATATTTATTGATAGTGAATCTAAAACTTTGAATATCTGTCCTGACCAGCTGGAGATTGCTATAGAAGATAGAATAAAAAAAGGCAAAAAACCGAAAGCTATTATTGCTGTTCACTTATACGGTATGCCATATCAGGTGGATCGAATTAATACTATTGCAGATAAATATAACATTCCAGTTATTGAGGATGCCGCAGAAGCTCTTGGGAGTACATACAAAGGTGCAAATTGTGGCACCTTCGGCGAATTGGCTATTTTGTCATTTAACGGTAATAAGATCATCACTACCTCTGGTGGTGGTGCCTTGGTTACTAAGACAGATAAAATAAAGCGGAAAGCTGTCTTTCTCGCTACTCAGGCCAGGGATGATGCTCCACATTACCAGCATAGCGAAATTGGTTATAATTATAGATTGAGTAATATTTCCGCAGGAATTGGTCGTGGACAAATGGAGGTTTTGGATGAAAGAGTAAGTGCAAGACGTGAAATGTTCGAATTTTATGTAAATTTATTCCGTGGTGTCGAAGGTGTCAGTCTGGCTTCTGAACCATCTGCCGACTATTTTAGTAATCATTGGTTAAGTGTATTAACTATTGATAGTGAGGTAACTGGGTTCTCTAGGGAAGACTTGAGAGAATCACTTGGTGCTTTGAATATTGAATGTCGACCTTTGTGGAAACCTATGCATATGCAGCCTATTTTTTCGGATTGTCCGTTTTACGGCACGGGAGTTGCTGAGACCATGTTCGACAATGGACTTTGTTTGCCAAGTGGTAGCAATCTTTCGGATAATGATAGGTCCAGAATCAGTAATGCAATTAAAAGTCATTTGAAAAAAGACCAATAGACTATGGGGAGCATAAGAAAAGCCCTTTCTAATATACTTACAGGTCCTGATAATTCTCTGGATATTCGAAATCTCAGATATCTTCCTAGATGGGCAATTTTGATGATCGATATAGGTCTGGTTACTATCTCAACGATTTTAACCATATTTATCCTTTTAGATCTATCTCCTTTCCAGTATACCTTTTTAAATTATTATGAGAAGGCACTCTTGGTAATTGCCATGAATGTCGGCTTCTTTTTCGTTTTCAAGACGTATGCCGGTATCATACGATATTCTTCCAATGTCGACGCATTAAAATTATTATTATCTACTTGTAGTGCCTTTATTGGTTTAGTAGTAATAAACTATACATCCTATTTCATAATAGGTCAGAAAATATTTTTAATCGGTGGATTACTAATTAACCTATGGATATCATTTTCGCTCTTATTTTTATTTAGGCTTAGTGTCAAGCAATTTTACGAATATTTCAAAATTCTTCAGAAAAATGAGTCTCTCATCAATGCAGTTATTCTAGGGGTTGATGAAAATGCGATCTCTATAGCAGGTGCTCTTGAAATTGAACATCCACGCCGGTTCCGTATTGTGGGATTTCTAACACAGGATTCACACAAAAGACTCCGAGTTTTGGACAAGCCAGTTTTAAGGCATACCCAAAAAATTCATGAAGAATTAAAATCCCTTGGAGCCGAGGCGATTATTTTTTCTGAACATACTCTCACCTCTGAAGAAAAATTTAAATTGGTAGAGGAGTGTCTGGAACACGATATAGCGATTTATAACGCTCCTTTAGTTTCAACCTGGGGCGGAGAGCCGATTGCCAATAAGGTTAAAACGTTGCAGATAGAAGATTTGCTTGATAGAGAACCTATTAATCTTGAAACTCAGAATAAAATTGAGCAATTAACGGATAGGACAATTCTGGTTACAGGTGCAGCAGGTTCTATTGGAAGCGAGATCGTGAGGCAGGTTGCTAAATATCACCCAAAACGTTTAATAATATTAGATCAGGCAGAAACACCTCTTCATAATTTACAGCTAGAAGTGGAATCCAAGTT contains:
- a CDS encoding aminotransferase class I/II-fold pyridoxal phosphate-dependent enzyme, producing MSNDKIWLSSPHMGGNELKYIHDAFDENWIAPLGPNVSGFESDIKKYLGGNVEVAALSSGTAALHLALIMLGVSNGDEVICQSMTFAASANPIKYLGATPIFIDSESKTLNICPDQLEIAIEDRIKKGKKPKAIIAVHLYGMPYQVDRINTIADKYNIPVIEDAAEALGSTYKGANCGTFGELAILSFNGNKIITTSGGGALVTKTDKIKRKAVFLATQARDDAPHYQHSEIGYNYRLSNISAGIGRGQMEVLDERVSARREMFEFYVNLFRGVEGVSLASEPSADYFSNHWLSVLTIDSEVTGFSREDLRESLGALNIECRPLWKPMHMQPIFSDCPFYGTGVAETMFDNGLCLPSGSNLSDNDRSRISNAIKSHLKKDQ
- a CDS encoding nucleoside-diphosphate sugar epimerase/dehydratase; translated protein: MGSIRKALSNILTGPDNSLDIRNLRYLPRWAILMIDIGLVTISTILTIFILLDLSPFQYTFLNYYEKALLVIAMNVGFFFVFKTYAGIIRYSSNVDALKLLLSTCSAFIGLVVINYTSYFIIGQKIFLIGGLLINLWISFSLLFLFRLSVKQFYEYFKILQKNESLINAVILGVDENAISIAGALEIEHPRRFRIVGFLTQDSHKRLRVLDKPVLRHTQKIHEELKSLGAEAIIFSEHTLTSEEKFKLVEECLEHDIAIYNAPLVSTWGGEPIANKVKTLQIEDLLDREPINLETQNKIEQLTDRTILVTGAAGSIGSEIVRQVAKYHPKRLIILDQAETPLHNLQLEVESKFPDLNFKVIVCDVGNQKRLELMFQNQNIDVVYHAAAYKHVPLMESNPHEAVFVNIHGTKNLADLAVKYNVGHFVMVSTDKAVNPSNVMGASKRAAEMYVQSLFHNQIKTGLGSTKFITTRFGNVLGSNGSVVPLFKKQIEKGGPVTITHPDIIRYFMTIPEACQLVLEAGAMGKGGEIFVFDMGEPVKIMDLAIKMIKLAGYQPNKHIKIRITGLRPGEKLYEELLNDECKTLPTHHKKIMIGQEVVRNYEGINENILKIIKSATKLKNDKVVAKLKELIPEFKSNNSSYEKLDNLNQTKKSETN